In Trifolium pratense cultivar HEN17-A07 linkage group LG7, ARS_RC_1.1, whole genome shotgun sequence, a genomic segment contains:
- the LOC123894627 gene encoding probable LRR receptor-like serine/threonine-protein kinase At3g47570, whose product MYWMRKRNQKRSFDSPTIEQLTKVSYKELHQGTNGFSPTNLIGSGGFGSVYKANHVSEDHVVAVKVLNLQKKGARKSFIVECNALKNIRHRNLVEVLTCSSTEYKGKEFKALVFDYMKNGSLEQWLHENEENPTTLGLGQRLNIIIDVVYALHYLHQECEQLVLHCDLKPNNVLIDDDMVAHVSDFRFWNSKTCLSHWQQLSEGY is encoded by the coding sequence ATGTACTGGATGAGGAAAAGAAATCAAAAAAGATCTTTTGATTCACCAACAATTGAACAACTAACTAAGGTTTCATACAAAGAATTGCATCAAGGAACAAATGGGTTCTCACCTACAAACTTGATCGGATCAGGAGGTTTTGGTTCCGTGTACAAAGCAAATCATGTGTCGGAAGATCATGTTGTTGCCGTAAAGGTTTTGAACCTCCAAAAAAAGGGAGCTCGCAAGAGTTTTATTGTTGAATGTAATGCACTCAAAAATATTAGACACCGAAATTTAGTTGAGGTTTTAACATGTTCTAGTACAGAGTACAAAGGTAAAGAATTCAAAGCTCTAGTTTTCGATTACATGAAAAATGGAAGCTTAGAACAATGGTTACATGAAAATGAAGAGAATCCAACAACATTGGGCCTTGGTCAAAGATTAAACATAATTATCGATGTTGTTTATGCATTACATTATCTTCACCAAGAATGTGAGCAATTGGTCCTTCATTGTGATCTAAAGCCAAACAACGTCCTTATTGATGATGACATGGTTGCTCATGTGAGTGATTTTAGATTTTGGAATAGCAAGACTTGTCTTAGCCATTGGCAGCAGCTCTCAGAAGGATACTAG